Proteins encoded within one genomic window of Puniceicoccaceae bacterium:
- a CDS encoding glycosyltransferase: MRRSLPVPKVSIILPAYNAGKYIGEALDSIRGQSLREWELIVVDDGSTDDTASIVQAHAAEDGRIRLIRSAHAGIVAALNRGVALARAAIIARMDSDDRSLPRRLELQVQLLEQAPELGVVSCKAHLFGETQQSGGLQRYLDWVNDMEGPEQIASGRFVDAPVLHPAVCFRRDLLKRHGAYREGDFPEDYELWLRWLEAGVRFSQVPEFLFEWRDHAHKLTRTHERYREQTLWQLKGQHLHQWCCTHLEHGRELWIWGAGRRTRSRLQYLSSLQQVFPLCAYIDVDPRKIGQRIEGIPVLAPDALAANPSAFVLGMVGSVGARDLIRSMLESTGRREGEDFLFLA; the protein is encoded by the coding sequence GTGCGCCGATCCCTTCCGGTTCCCAAGGTTTCCATCATCCTGCCTGCCTACAACGCGGGCAAGTATATTGGAGAAGCGTTGGACTCGATCCGGGGGCAGAGCCTTCGGGAGTGGGAGTTGATTGTTGTCGACGATGGATCGACGGATGACACCGCGTCCATCGTGCAGGCGCATGCAGCTGAGGACGGGCGCATCCGCTTGATCCGTTCGGCGCATGCAGGCATCGTGGCGGCACTGAACCGCGGTGTTGCATTGGCGCGGGCAGCGATCATCGCGCGAATGGACAGTGATGACCGTAGCCTGCCCCGGCGATTGGAGTTGCAGGTGCAGCTTCTTGAGCAAGCGCCGGAGTTGGGTGTAGTGAGCTGCAAGGCCCACCTGTTTGGGGAGACTCAACAGTCTGGTGGTTTGCAGCGATACCTGGATTGGGTGAATGACATGGAAGGACCGGAGCAGATCGCATCGGGTCGCTTTGTGGATGCCCCTGTTCTTCATCCTGCGGTTTGTTTTCGCAGGGATTTGCTCAAGCGTCATGGCGCTTATCGTGAGGGTGATTTCCCTGAAGATTATGAACTATGGCTGCGCTGGTTGGAGGCTGGTGTGCGATTTTCCCAGGTGCCGGAATTCCTGTTCGAGTGGAGGGATCATGCTCACAAGCTCACGCGCACGCATGAGCGATACCGGGAACAGACACTCTGGCAACTGAAAGGCCAACATCTGCACCAGTGGTGTTGCACGCATCTGGAGCATGGCAGGGAACTGTGGATTTGGGGAGCTGGAAGGCGGACGCGCTCACGGTTGCAGTATTTGAGTTCGCTGCAACAGGTGTTTCCGCTTTGCGCCTACATCGATGTGGATCCGCGCAAGATCGGTCAGCGGATTGAAGGTATTCCGGTATTGGCACCGGATGCACTGGCTGCGAATCCCAGTGCCTTTGTGCTGGGCATGGTGGGTTCGGTCGGAGCGCGCGACCTGATCCGCTCGATGCTCGAATCGACAGGCAGGCGCGAAGGGGAAGATTTTTTATTCCTTGCGTGA
- a CDS encoding aspartate-semialdehyde dehydrogenase, which yields MNKKRYNIGIVGATGAVGQELIHLLHERDFPFGEIRLYASARSKGKTIAYEGKTWTVEDAEEKQFDGVDIFLFSAGGSITKALAPEAVKAGGVVIDNSSAFRMDPNVPLVIPEINPEAARQHNGIIANPNCSTAVALMGLWPLHREFGLKRVFASTYQAVSGTGAAAIVELETQLRAWAKGEALTHEVYPHQIAFNAIPHVDAFLESGYTKEEMKMLYESRKIMGIDNLRVSCTCVRIPVIRAHSIALQAEFERPVDVERARQVVAGFEGAELCDDPAAFQYPMPLDYAGKVKCGVGRIRKDSALDNGLALWVSGDQLWKGAALNAVQIAELIVKQNES from the coding sequence ATGAATAAGAAACGCTACAACATTGGGATTGTGGGTGCGACTGGCGCAGTCGGTCAAGAACTCATTCACCTCCTGCACGAGCGCGATTTCCCGTTTGGGGAAATCCGGCTGTACGCTTCGGCCCGCTCGAAAGGCAAAACCATCGCTTATGAGGGCAAGACATGGACGGTTGAAGATGCGGAGGAAAAACAGTTTGATGGGGTGGATATCTTCCTCTTCAGTGCGGGAGGAAGCATCACCAAGGCACTCGCTCCTGAGGCAGTGAAGGCGGGCGGCGTAGTCATCGACAACAGCTCGGCCTTTCGCATGGACCCCAACGTCCCGTTGGTGATCCCAGAAATCAATCCGGAAGCGGCTCGCCAGCATAATGGCATTATTGCAAATCCGAATTGTTCGACCGCTGTTGCCCTGATGGGACTGTGGCCGCTGCACCGGGAGTTTGGACTCAAGCGTGTGTTTGCAAGCACCTATCAGGCAGTTTCGGGAACGGGAGCCGCCGCAATTGTGGAATTGGAAACTCAGTTGCGCGCCTGGGCGAAGGGCGAAGCCCTCACGCACGAGGTGTACCCGCACCAGATCGCGTTCAATGCGATTCCGCACGTGGATGCCTTTCTGGAATCGGGCTACACGAAGGAAGAGATGAAGATGCTGTACGAATCGCGCAAGATCATGGGCATCGACAACCTGCGTGTCAGCTGCACCTGTGTGCGCATCCCGGTGATTCGTGCACACAGCATTGCCTTGCAGGCGGAGTTTGAACGACCCGTTGATGTCGAACGCGCCCGCCAAGTGGTGGCTGGATTTGAAGGTGCCGAACTTTGTGACGATCCGGCAGCTTTCCAATATCCGATGCCGTTGGACTATGCCGGCAAGGTGAAGTGCGGGGTCGGACGCATTCGCAAAGACAGTGCGCTGGACAACGGACTTGCGCTTTGGGTTTCGGGAGACCAACTCTGGAAGGGAGCTGCCCTGAACGCGGTCCAGATCGCGGAGTTGATTGTGAAGCAAAACGAGTCCTGA
- a CDS encoding GtrA family protein, whose translation MLALLKRVFLFGIGGLVSLALKLLITNLLSDIPIQYSYPLTLILVSAFNFFINYTFVFRENNSHLLNSAMRYCVAISLFLLIDYLLVLLFTRFFHEAYFISISIATILVFFIKYIVYHKGVFKRHTTD comes from the coding sequence ATGCTGGCACTGCTCAAACGAGTTTTCCTCTTTGGTATCGGAGGGTTAGTTTCCCTCGCATTGAAATTGCTGATCACGAACCTGCTGAGCGATATTCCGATCCAATATTCCTACCCGTTGACCCTCATTCTGGTCTCCGCATTCAACTTCTTCATCAACTATACGTTCGTTTTTAGAGAGAACAACAGTCATTTACTGAACTCCGCAATGCGCTACTGTGTTGCGATCTCACTTTTTCTGCTAATCGATTACCTTCTTGTCCTCCTGTTCACTCGCTTCTTCCATGAAGCCTATTTCATCTCCATCTCCATCGCAACGATTCTGGTTTTTTTCATCAAATACATCGTCTATCACAAAGGGGTTTTTAAACGTCATACGACAGACTGA
- a CDS encoding tetratricopeptide repeat protein has translation MPEISMYPQAFAQALEKAHALAISTNPQTAASGLEELGRLFHANAFLPQARSCWMGLMAVHADDARWPYFIADLSRLEGDESEMVPWVERSLQLDPEYGPAWLKLGNLYFAAGELDRARECYERRLEWLPDDPYAQVALARIAMQQGDSHAAMRRLQQLTSNTSTLPTAHYLLERLLREQGDAEGADRQQWLGTAAGRFREAPDPRTDALSKWCYDVEHLLMLGSIDYQTHHGDKGRALFERAMQLNPQHPEPYESLGRLYLDEGKPEQALKILSKGASLPQAPASLYFRLSEAYRQLNRANEALEAARNGLLQEPNDPDLLKSVGSSLDALGRYDEAIAAFESVLSDGIHAAEAHLNIGLVHIHAGRKNEALEHLKKALELRPQYPLALAELGVLELDVWNLDQAEAYIRAFYDNYPGSARARELMAQLGVRKSMQAARTGDLDAAEQFCLEGLEIHPDSPDLNSVLGLLYAQQERFEQAVIRLESARRVRPSDSRIVVNLAQIHARLGRFDQARWVLTEGERVLMEQGKVNEARQVQRLRDQLPAAGSRR, from the coding sequence ATGCCTGAGATTTCAATGTACCCGCAGGCATTTGCGCAGGCACTGGAGAAAGCTCACGCGCTGGCCATATCGACGAACCCACAGACTGCTGCGAGTGGATTGGAAGAGCTGGGCCGACTGTTTCATGCCAATGCCTTTCTGCCGCAGGCGCGATCCTGCTGGATGGGGCTGATGGCTGTTCATGCGGACGATGCGCGCTGGCCGTATTTCATTGCGGACCTCAGCCGACTTGAGGGAGATGAGTCGGAGATGGTGCCGTGGGTCGAGCGCAGTTTGCAGCTTGATCCGGAATATGGACCCGCATGGCTGAAGCTGGGAAATCTGTATTTTGCGGCGGGGGAGCTGGACCGCGCACGGGAATGCTACGAGAGGCGGCTGGAATGGCTTCCTGACGATCCCTATGCGCAAGTCGCTCTCGCGCGCATTGCGATGCAGCAGGGGGATTCCCACGCGGCGATGCGGCGTTTGCAGCAACTCACATCGAACACATCGACCCTGCCAACTGCTCACTACCTGCTCGAGCGATTGCTGCGGGAACAGGGGGATGCTGAAGGCGCAGACCGCCAACAATGGCTGGGAACTGCAGCTGGCCGATTTCGGGAGGCACCGGACCCGCGGACTGATGCCCTGAGCAAATGGTGTTATGACGTCGAGCACCTGTTGATGCTCGGATCCATCGACTACCAGACTCACCATGGGGACAAGGGCAGGGCATTGTTTGAGCGGGCAATGCAGTTGAATCCTCAGCATCCTGAGCCATACGAGTCGCTCGGTCGCCTCTATTTGGATGAAGGCAAGCCGGAGCAAGCTCTGAAAATTCTCTCAAAAGGTGCTTCTCTGCCGCAGGCCCCTGCGAGTTTGTATTTCCGTTTGAGTGAGGCCTACCGACAGTTGAATCGGGCAAATGAAGCCCTGGAAGCTGCGAGAAACGGTCTGTTGCAGGAACCCAATGATCCCGATCTCCTGAAATCGGTGGGGTCTTCACTGGATGCTTTGGGGCGGTATGATGAAGCGATTGCAGCATTTGAGAGTGTGCTGTCGGATGGTATTCATGCAGCAGAGGCGCACCTGAATATCGGATTGGTTCACATCCATGCCGGACGGAAGAATGAGGCGTTGGAGCATCTAAAAAAGGCACTGGAACTGAGGCCCCAGTATCCGCTGGCACTTGCAGAATTGGGGGTATTGGAACTCGATGTGTGGAATCTGGACCAGGCGGAGGCATACATCCGTGCGTTTTATGACAACTACCCCGGGTCTGCCCGTGCTCGGGAGTTGATGGCGCAACTCGGCGTGCGCAAATCCATGCAGGCTGCTCGCACGGGCGACCTCGATGCGGCAGAGCAGTTTTGTCTGGAGGGCCTCGAAATTCACCCGGATTCGCCGGACCTGAACTCGGTGCTGGGGTTGCTCTATGCGCAACAGGAGCGTTTTGAGCAAGCAGTGATACGACTGGAGTCCGCGCGTCGGGTTCGCCCATCCGACTCTCGTATCGTGGTGAACCTGGCTCAGATCCACGCCAGATTGGGTCGATTTGATCAAGCCCGATGGGTACTCACCGAGGGCGAGCGGGTATTGATGGAACAGGGCAAGGTTAACGAGGCGCGTCAGGTGCAGCGGTTGCGGGATCAGCTGCCTGCAGCGGGCAGTCGCCGTTGA
- a CDS encoding L,D-transpeptidase: protein MDVETKVQELSRIRELLSIPPSPVFVYVSIPLQRLFLCNSEQVRREFPVSTSIQPPSCIEDSAGTPDGFHRIEQKIGSEAKAGTVFFSRVSTGKFFWEFDKEIQERNLITSRILWLRGLEPGKNAGQGVDTFRRYVYIHGTNHEDRLGSPASGGCVVMGNEDIIRFYDQVPVGTNVYIDREAI from the coding sequence ATGGACGTCGAGACCAAAGTCCAAGAACTAAGCCGAATTCGCGAGCTACTGTCAATACCGCCATCGCCGGTCTTTGTCTATGTCAGCATCCCGCTGCAACGGCTTTTTCTGTGTAACTCCGAACAGGTTCGCCGGGAATTTCCGGTTTCAACCTCCATTCAGCCACCGTCCTGTATTGAAGATTCTGCAGGCACTCCAGATGGGTTTCACCGCATCGAACAGAAAATCGGCAGCGAGGCCAAAGCTGGCACTGTCTTCTTCTCACGTGTGTCCACCGGAAAATTCTTTTGGGAGTTCGACAAGGAGATCCAGGAGCGCAATCTGATCACCAGTCGCATCCTTTGGTTGCGCGGACTCGAGCCTGGCAAAAACGCAGGACAGGGCGTTGATACATTTCGCCGCTACGTCTACATCCATGGCACCAATCACGAAGATCGCCTGGGAAGCCCTGCCTCCGGTGGTTGTGTTGTGATGGGCAATGAAGACATCATTCGATTTTATGACCAGGTTCCGGTCGGAACCAATGTCTACATCGACCGCGAAGCAATCTGA
- a CDS encoding ankyrin repeat domain-containing protein, translating to MNTPLLICNILVRIIPQTSFSKWPLVALFLLSTPLLDSKPTAPSPAPPGQMMLMIFPEAMQQPSGDSSPALVPSLIQRLQDHIPQFEIHTSPVIPTAEQEIAGASWNSIIFFGSDPDQPLAPEQISILQQWLNSSISIALLGNALSEIESDPSLSEALSKRIATSDSHKTLHPLSTDKTLSNQMESWYYRSASGDRTFALIGAPLPLRWNEDAICDLLLNALLWTAGIDKSANHAPSEPSPTVRYATIEEAIARGDIEDVQLHLQVDPLQIDRPGRGGYTPLHLAVLRLQPKIVDVLIQAGCSVDALTTSNESALHLAVRRNSTHIVTLLMHAGADATLRDRVGWTPLHHAAADRKVECLKILLEQPATVTALSAAGGTALHEAAATGDATTVQLLLESGVNLSHRSTNGKSARDIAIEFGNHEALKVLDEWNRAE from the coding sequence ATGAACACCCCCCTGCTCATCTGCAACATCCTTGTTCGCATCATCCCCCAAACCTCATTTTCAAAATGGCCCCTGGTGGCACTTTTTCTGTTGTCCACACCCCTCCTGGACTCAAAACCAACCGCACCATCACCCGCTCCTCCGGGCCAAATGATGCTCATGATTTTTCCCGAAGCGATGCAACAACCCAGTGGAGACTCATCTCCAGCCCTTGTCCCATCGCTCATCCAACGCCTGCAGGATCACATCCCCCAGTTTGAGATCCATACGTCCCCGGTCATTCCAACTGCCGAGCAGGAGATCGCAGGGGCATCCTGGAATAGCATCATTTTTTTCGGGAGCGACCCGGACCAACCCCTTGCTCCAGAGCAGATTTCCATTCTTCAGCAATGGTTAAACTCCAGCATCTCCATCGCTCTGCTTGGCAATGCACTTTCAGAAATCGAGTCGGACCCCTCACTGAGCGAGGCGTTGAGCAAGCGAATCGCAACATCCGATTCGCACAAAACCCTGCACCCCCTGAGCACCGACAAGACTCTTTCGAATCAGATGGAAAGCTGGTATTACCGCTCCGCTTCGGGAGATCGCACATTCGCCTTGATAGGTGCGCCACTACCCTTGCGCTGGAATGAAGATGCAATTTGCGACCTCCTGCTCAATGCTCTGCTCTGGACGGCAGGGATCGACAAATCCGCAAACCATGCCCCAAGCGAACCCTCCCCCACCGTGCGCTATGCTACCATCGAAGAAGCCATTGCCCGGGGGGACATCGAAGACGTGCAACTGCACCTCCAGGTTGATCCACTGCAGATCGACCGCCCCGGCAGAGGAGGATACACCCCCCTGCACCTGGCCGTGCTCCGCCTACAGCCGAAGATCGTTGATGTGTTGATCCAAGCAGGTTGTTCCGTTGACGCCCTCACCACTTCCAACGAAAGTGCCCTGCACCTGGCCGTGCGCAGGAATTCCACCCATATTGTGACTCTCCTGATGCATGCTGGCGCAGATGCTACCCTGCGCGACCGCGTAGGATGGACTCCTCTTCACCACGCCGCAGCCGACCGCAAAGTCGAGTGTCTGAAAATCCTGCTTGAACAACCCGCGACCGTGACCGCACTCAGTGCTGCAGGTGGCACGGCCCTGCACGAAGCTGCAGCGACTGGCGATGCCACCACCGTGCAGCTGTTGCTGGAAAGCGGGGTCAATTTGTCCCATCGCTCGACCAACGGGAAAAGTGCTCGGGATATTGCGATCGAATTCGGGAATCACGAAGCCCTCAAGGTGCTCGACGAGTGGAACCGTGCAGAATGA
- a CDS encoding VCBS repeat-containing protein, with protein MTPTRRHVAAFSVLILILAIPVLYLFFILLRLKQSPTEVEPASVPSPRSTLSLDIAYHGEPVGFPVTGRPWIPDLQIHDLDQDGLLDILVCDGVTDTVSWIRQFPRNQFTEYILAKDIKGPAHIEACDIDLDGDDDLLVASMGMIRPNNDKIGTVVVLENLGDQTFRRHDLITNVARVTDIRGGDFDGDGDIDLVVGQFGYSQGEIRWMENLGNWEFKSHGLLALSGTVHTPVADIDQDGDLDIIALVSQEWEEIHLFENDGTGNFNNRIIWASTNEDYGSSGLQLVDLDRDGDLDIIYTNGDGFDYAKPGPRPWHGIQWLENRGQGFFKFHRVSDYPGAYSPVAVDLNGDSFLDLIAVASVNNWHDPKTVSMMAWINDGNQHFTAVPLATTPTHLIVAKAADLDQDGIPEIVTGGLHAYPPYGNLSRVMIWRQKGLQGLPDSRVQRRLPAAGS; from the coding sequence ATGACCCCAACGCGCAGACATGTAGCGGCATTCTCCGTGCTCATCCTGATTCTCGCAATCCCAGTATTGTATTTGTTCTTTATCCTGTTGAGGCTGAAACAAAGCCCGACCGAGGTTGAGCCTGCTTCGGTACCCTCACCTCGCAGTACTCTTTCCCTCGACATCGCTTACCATGGGGAACCGGTTGGATTTCCCGTCACTGGGCGTCCCTGGATTCCCGATCTGCAAATCCACGATCTTGATCAGGATGGGCTGCTCGACATCCTGGTCTGCGATGGGGTAACAGACACTGTCAGCTGGATTCGCCAGTTTCCCAGGAATCAGTTCACCGAGTACATCCTCGCCAAAGACATCAAGGGACCCGCTCACATTGAGGCCTGTGATATTGATCTCGACGGAGACGATGATCTGCTTGTTGCCAGCATGGGCATGATCCGCCCCAACAACGACAAAATCGGAACTGTGGTGGTTCTCGAGAATTTGGGAGATCAGACATTTCGACGACACGATTTGATCACCAACGTCGCACGTGTCACCGACATCCGTGGAGGCGATTTTGACGGCGATGGCGACATCGATCTGGTGGTGGGACAATTTGGTTATTCCCAGGGTGAAATTCGCTGGATGGAGAATCTGGGAAATTGGGAGTTCAAGAGTCACGGACTGCTCGCACTCTCCGGAACCGTTCACACCCCAGTCGCCGACATCGATCAGGATGGCGATCTCGACATCATCGCGCTGGTTTCCCAGGAGTGGGAAGAAATTCACCTGTTTGAGAATGATGGTACCGGTAATTTCAACAACCGCATCATCTGGGCTTCCACAAACGAAGACTACGGCAGTAGCGGGCTGCAACTCGTCGACCTCGACCGCGATGGGGATCTGGATATCATTTACACCAACGGTGATGGGTTTGACTACGCCAAACCGGGACCACGACCGTGGCATGGCATTCAATGGCTGGAAAACCGGGGGCAGGGATTTTTCAAATTTCACCGCGTTTCGGACTACCCGGGTGCCTACAGTCCGGTGGCGGTCGACCTCAACGGGGACTCCTTTCTCGACCTGATCGCGGTGGCAAGTGTGAACAATTGGCATGACCCCAAAACCGTCTCCATGATGGCGTGGATCAATGATGGCAACCAGCATTTCACTGCGGTTCCGCTCGCCACAACTCCGACGCACCTCATTGTTGCAAAAGCGGCTGATCTGGATCAGGATGGAATCCCCGAAATCGTCACGGGCGGACTGCACGCCTATCCACCTTATGGCAACCTGAGCCGGGTCATGATCTGGCGACAGAAGGGGCTACAGGGACTCCCTGATTCCCGCGTTCAACGGCGACTGCCCGCTGCAGGCAGCTGA
- a CDS encoding glycosyltransferase family 2 protein gives MNSQVSCIIPVYNEPLEVVHNTIRELKQGFAAANHDAFEIIVVNDGSDPAFDYQSIATQDRCCLIRYRTNRGYGGAIKEGMLHAQGDWILITDADGTYPNRDVGQFLSRADENEMLIGLRIPEQGAVPLTKRIAKGILKFLASRVTGKSIPDLNSGMRLFKKELGMEYYHLYPNGFSLTTTITVAAMNDDRDVEFIPIPYAKRMGKSKISVLDFISFLVLIARMLTYFKPLHVFLPISLFLMLLSGIKLGIDYTQQGHLGIGAGLIFLASFQLMLNGFIADAMISYSRRR, from the coding sequence ATGAACTCCCAAGTCAGCTGTATCATTCCCGTCTACAACGAACCACTCGAAGTGGTGCACAACACCATCCGCGAGTTAAAGCAAGGCTTCGCCGCTGCAAACCACGACGCATTTGAAATCATCGTTGTGAACGATGGGAGTGATCCTGCATTCGACTACCAATCCATTGCGACGCAAGATCGCTGCTGTCTCATTCGCTACCGAACCAATCGGGGGTATGGCGGAGCGATCAAGGAAGGGATGTTGCATGCACAGGGAGATTGGATCTTGATCACGGATGCAGATGGCACGTATCCGAATCGCGACGTGGGTCAATTCCTGAGTCGAGCGGATGAAAACGAAATGCTGATTGGCCTTCGCATTCCCGAACAAGGAGCGGTACCACTGACTAAACGCATCGCCAAAGGTATCCTCAAGTTTCTCGCAAGCCGTGTTACTGGAAAATCCATCCCTGATCTCAACTCAGGAATGCGTCTGTTTAAGAAAGAGCTGGGCATGGAGTACTATCATCTTTATCCCAACGGATTTTCCCTCACAACCACAATCACCGTAGCAGCGATGAATGATGACCGGGATGTCGAATTCATTCCGATTCCCTACGCGAAGCGCATGGGCAAGAGTAAGATCAGTGTATTGGATTTCATCAGCTTTCTGGTATTAATCGCACGGATGCTCACCTACTTTAAACCCTTGCATGTATTCCTGCCAATCAGTCTGTTCCTGATGCTTCTATCTGGGATCAAGCTCGGTATCGACTACACTCAACAGGGGCATTTGGGCATTGGGGCAGGACTGATCTTTCTAGCATCTTTTCAATTGATGCTTAACGGATTCATAGCTGATGCAATGATCAGCTACTCGCGAAGACGATAG